In Zerene cesonia ecotype Mississippi chromosome 17, Zerene_cesonia_1.1, whole genome shotgun sequence, a single genomic region encodes these proteins:
- the LOC119833536 gene encoding GDP-fucose transporter 1: protein MSKHRTMEEQTDLCSRYIKIFIVVACYWIVSIATVFVNKSLLSGQDVALEAPLFITWFQCIVSFTICFTLSKTGGIPGVFKFPKGTPWNLEVMWKVIPLSIMFTLMIATNNLCLKYVGVSFYYIGRSLTTVFNVIFSWVLLKQKTSLRCIMCCVFIVFGFYIGVDQEELLGSFSLIGTIYGVVGSLMLSLYSIFTKSVLPSVNQEIWLLSYYNNAYSIILFCPLMVLNGELNVLWNYTNYHSSYFWMQMVIGGICGFAIGYVTSLQIKVTSPLTHNISGTAKACAQTVMATQWYNETKNSLWWASNLIVLASTALYARFKQVEMEENSRKIIPEEKRSLV, encoded by the exons ATGTCTAAGCATAGAACTATGGAGGAACAAACAGATCTATGttcaagatatataaaaatatttatagttgttGCATGTTACTG GATTGTTTCAATAGCCACAGTATTTGTGAACAAAAGTTTACTCAGCGGTCAGGACGTGGCACTTGAAGCTCCCTTATTTATAACATGGTTTCAATGTATAGTTTCATTTACTATATGTTTTACTCTCAGTAAAACTGGAGGGATACCAggagtttttaaatttcctaAAGGAACACCATGGAACCTTGAAGTAATGTGGAAG GTAATACCACTATCAATAATGTTCACACTGATGATAGCAACAAACAatctatgtttaaaatatgttggTGTTTCTTTCTACTATATCGGAAGATCTTTAACTAcagtatttaatgtaatattcagCTGGGTactgttaaaacaaaaaacatctcTAAGGTGTATCATGTgttgtgtatttattgtgttcGGATTTTATATTGGGGTTGATCAGGAAGAGTTATTAG GATCTTTCTCATTAATTGGGACAATTTATGGAGTAGTTGGCTCCTTGATGCTTTctctttattctatatttacaaAGTCAGTGTTACCCAGTGTAAATCAGGAAATATGGCTGttgtcatattataataatgcctACTCTATTATACTGTTTTGTCCCTTAATGGTACTAAATGGAGAGTTAAATGTGCTTTGGAATTATACTAATTACCATAGCTCCTATTTTTGGATGCAAATGGTCATTGGTGGTATTTGTGGATTTGCAATTGGATATGTCACATCTCTACAAATAAAg gtAACATCTCCATTAACCCATAACATATCAGGCACGGCAAAGGCTTGTGCTCAAACAGTGATGGCAACACAATGGTACAATGAAACAAAGAATTCACTCTGGTGGgcatcaaatttaattgtattagcCAGTACTGCATTATACGCAAGGTTTAAACAAGTTGAAATGGAGGAAAACTCCAGAAAAATAATTCCCGAAGAAAAGAGAAGTTTAGTGTAA
- the LOC119833276 gene encoding membrane-associated progesterone receptor component 1-like: MSSSSEIKNAESEKAEVSSNFLSELLSPVNLLLTVIIIVLVYKIFRSKFGKSSAVVPMPELQKIRKDMTVAELRQYDGTQPDGRVLVAVNGWIFDVTRGRRFYGPGGPYSAFGGKDATRGFATFSVTSSDKEYDDLSDLNSMQMESIKEWEAQFREKYDLVGRLLKPGEEPTNYSDEETEEAEISTNNPLDKKEQ; encoded by the exons atgtcttcaTCCTCCGAAATTAAAAATGCGGAGAGCGAAAAAGCCGAAGTTTcttcaaattttttaagtgAATTACTAAGTCCGGTAAACTTGCTCTTGACTGTTATCATAATTGTGTTagtgtacaaaatttttagGAGCAAGTTTGGTAAATCGTCTGCAGTGGTTCCTATGCCCGAGTTACAAAAAATTCGAAAAGATATGACTGTTGCCGAATTACGTCAATATGATGGTACTCAGCCGGATGGTAGAGTTTTAGTAGCGGTAAATGGATGGATTTTTGATGTCACGCGAGGACGCCGCTTCTATGGGCCCG GTGGTCCTTATTCAGCATTTGGTGGAAAAGATGCAACGCGAGGCTTCGCCACTTTTTCCGTCACATCATCAGATAAGGAATATGACGACTTAAGTGATCTCAACTCGATGCAAATGGAATCTATCAAAGAATGGGAGGCGCAGTTCCGAG aaAAATACGACCTCGTCGGACGGTTGCTGAAACCGGGAGAGGAACCCACGAACTATTCGGACGAAGAAACGGAAGAAGCTGAAATATCGACAAACAACCCCCTAGATAAAAAGGAACAATAA
- the LOC119833535 gene encoding iduronate 2-sulfatase has translation MIFECQTYKIVVIVFHIYLVQIASFYKHEEKNVLFVFIDDLRLLTNAQVYLPNIHKLAGNGIIFQNAFAQQALCAPSRNSILTGRRPDSLRLYDFYSYWRDKVSNFSTIPQIFKESGYETYSFGKIFHPGQSSNFTDDYPYSWSVPPFHAPSEIFKDAKNCKDDKTGKLQRNLICPVNVTTQPRKTLPDLEILNNAINVLKERDATKPFFVAVGFHKPHIPLRFPAQYLETVPIEKVKPPSYPFRPQYLPTVSWHPWLDVRRRDDIKRLNISFPYGTMPYEWTLRIKQSYYAASSYVDELIGNLLDYVDMRKTIVVLTSDHGWSLGENGLWAKYSNFDVALKVPLIFHVPGIYPKHVDSPVELIDIFPTLIELAGLKSSIPKCKNSKDIKCFEGKSLVPLMHDVEQDIKRTAFALSQYPRPSIQPQINSDKPRLRDIKIMGYSIRTKRYRYTEWISFNSTLLTKDWNTTFGIELYDHVMDPEESNNIHTKHKYKHIKSKLSKLLRTQNIR, from the exons atgATTTTTGAATGTCAAACATATAAGATTGTGGTGattgtatttcatatatatctcGTCCAAATTGCAAGCTTTTATAAACACGAAGAGAAGAacgttttatttgtctttattgATGATCTGCGGCTCCTTACTAATGCCCAAGTTTATTTACcgaatattcataaattggCGGGAAAcggaataatttttcaaaatgcaTTTGCTCAA caGGCGCTATGCGCTCCAAGCAGAAATTCAATATTGACCGGACGAAGACCCGATTCATTGCGcttgtatgatttttatagttaCTGGCGGGATAAGGTTTCAAATTTCTCCACGATACCACAAATATTTAAGGAATCTGGATATGAAACGTACTCATttggtaaaatatttcatccaGGACAAAGTTCTAATTTTACTGATGATTACCCGTACAGCTGGTCCGTACCGCCATTTCACGCCCCGAGTGAGATTTTCAAAGATGCAAAAAATTGCAAAGATGATAAGACTGGGAAATTACAAAGAAATCTTATTTGCCCTGTTAATGTAACTACTCAACCAAGAAAAACATTACCGGAtctagaaattttaaataatgcaattaatgttttgaaaGAAAGAGATGCAACAAAACCGTTTTTTGTAGCGGTAGGATTTCACAAACCACATATTCCATTGAGGTTTCCAGCTCAGTATTTAG AAACTGTTCCAATAGAAAAAGTAAAACCGCCATCTTATCCATTCAGACCACAATATCTTCCAACAGTATCATGGCATCCTTGGCTAGATGTTCGCAGACGAGACGACATAAAACGGCTTAATATATCCTTTCCATATGGAACCATGCCCTATGAATGGACCCTGAGGATCAAACAAAGCTACTATGCCGCATCTTCTTACGTCGATGAATTGATTGGGAACTTACTTGATTATGTTGATATGAGGAAAACGATCGTTGTATTGACAAGTGATCACG GGTGGTCCTTAGGTGAAAATGGACTATGGGCAAAATACAGCAATTTCGATGTAGCATTAAAAGTACCACTTATATTCCATGTACCCGGCATATATCCAAAACACGTAGACAGCCCTGTGGAATTAATAGACATATTTCCGACTTTGATAGAACTGGCTGGCTTAAAATCTAGCATACCGAAGTGTAAAAATAGcaaagatataaaatgtttcgAAGGGAAAAGTTTAGTTCCGTTAATGCATGACGTAGAACAAGATATAAAAAGAACAGCCTTTGCTTTAAGTCAATATCCTCGCCCGTCAATACAACCTCAAATCAATTCTGACAAACCGCGACtaagagatataaaaataatggggTATAGCATACGCACAAAAAGATACAGATACACAGAATGGATATCGTTTAATAGCACATTATTGACAAAAGATTGGAATACGACATTTGGTATTGAATTGTATGACCATGTCATGGATCCTGAGGAGTCTAACAACATTCACACTAAACATaagtataaacatataaaatctaaGCTATCGAAATTGCTTAGGACCCAAAATATTAGGTAA